In Paenibacillus hexagrammi, the following are encoded in one genomic region:
- a CDS encoding PrkA family serine protein kinase, translated as MDIFKRITEHRTEKDKLAWTGTFAEYIELMRQNPGLARTAHSRVYEMIASQGIDDESGQKSYKFFNQEMFGLDRAIEKLVEEYFHSAARRLDVRKRILLLMGPVSGGKSTIVTMLKRGLEQFSRTDRGAVYSIKGCPMHEEPLHLIPQELRPEIERELGVRIEGTLCPSCQMRLQTEYNGCIEDVLVERVFISEENRIGIGTFSPSDPKSQDIADLTGSIDFSTITEFGSESDPRAYRFDGELNKANRGIMEFQEMLKCDEKFLWNLLSLTQEGNFKAGRFALISADELIIAHTNETEYKAFIANKKNEALQSRMIVMPIPYNLRVSDEEKIYYKLIAQSDMSHIHIAPHSFRVAAIFSVLTRLKETKKQGVDLVKKMRMYDGEAVEGYKDADLKEMQNEFLEEGMSGIDPRYVINRISSALIRQDLQCINALDVLRALKDGLDQHPSITREERERYLNFISIARKEYDDIAKKEVQKAFVYSFEDSARTLFDNYLDNIEAYCNWGKIKDPLTGEEMDPDERLMRSIEEQIGISENAKKAFREEILIRISSYSRKGKKFDYSSHERLREAIEKKLFADLKDIVKITTSTKTPDEKQLKKINDVTKQLIDEHGYCPVCANELLRYVGSLLNR; from the coding sequence ATGGACATATTCAAAAGGATTACCGAACATCGTACAGAGAAGGATAAGTTGGCCTGGACTGGAACGTTCGCGGAGTACATAGAATTAATGCGTCAAAATCCCGGTTTGGCAAGAACGGCTCATTCACGTGTCTATGAAATGATTGCATCCCAGGGGATCGATGACGAAAGCGGTCAAAAATCCTACAAATTTTTCAATCAGGAAATGTTTGGACTCGACCGTGCAATCGAGAAGCTTGTCGAAGAGTATTTTCACTCCGCGGCCCGCAGGTTGGATGTTCGGAAGCGTATTTTGCTGCTGATGGGTCCTGTCAGCGGTGGTAAGTCGACGATTGTCACCATGCTTAAACGGGGGCTTGAACAATTTTCCCGCACCGACCGAGGTGCTGTCTACTCGATTAAAGGGTGCCCGATGCATGAGGAGCCTCTGCATTTGATTCCTCAGGAGCTGCGTCCGGAAATCGAACGCGAGCTTGGGGTCAGAATTGAAGGAACCCTCTGTCCTTCCTGCCAAATGCGCCTTCAAACCGAATACAACGGCTGCATTGAAGATGTGCTCGTGGAGCGCGTATTCATTTCGGAGGAGAACCGTATTGGAATCGGAACCTTCAGTCCATCCGATCCGAAGTCGCAGGATATCGCCGATCTGACGGGGAGTATCGACTTTTCCACCATTACCGAATTCGGCTCTGAATCCGATCCGCGCGCTTATCGCTTTGACGGCGAACTGAACAAGGCAAACCGCGGAATCATGGAGTTCCAGGAGATGCTCAAGTGTGATGAGAAATTCCTGTGGAACCTGCTGTCGTTGACGCAAGAGGGCAACTTCAAGGCAGGCCGTTTCGCATTGATTTCTGCCGATGAGCTCATCATTGCTCACACGAATGAGACGGAGTACAAAGCGTTTATCGCCAATAAGAAAAATGAAGCTTTGCAATCTCGTATGATTGTGATGCCGATCCCTTATAACCTCCGGGTTTCCGATGAAGAAAAAATTTATTATAAGCTTATTGCTCAAAGCGATATGTCTCATATTCATATTGCGCCGCATTCGTTCCGCGTTGCCGCCATTTTCTCTGTGCTTACACGCCTGAAAGAAACGAAGAAGCAGGGTGTCGATCTCGTTAAAAAAATGCGCATGTACGACGGTGAAGCCGTTGAAGGCTATAAGGATGCGGATCTGAAGGAGATGCAGAACGAATTCCTGGAGGAAGGCATGAGCGGTATCGACCCGCGGTATGTCATTAACCGGATTTCAAGCGCCCTTATCCGCCAGGACCTGCAGTGTATCAATGCGCTCGATGTGCTGCGCGCTTTGAAGGACGGTCTGGATCAGCATCCGTCCATCACGAGGGAAGAGCGGGAACGCTACTTGAACTTTATCTCGATTGCCCGTAAGGAGTATGACGATATCGCCAAGAAAGAAGTGCAGAAAGCGTTCGTCTACTCGTTCGAAGATTCAGCGAGAACGCTGTTTGACAACTACTTGGATAATATCGAAGCCTATTGCAACTGGGGTAAAATCAAAGATCCGCTTACCGGTGAAGAAATGGACCCGGACGAAAGGCTCATGCGCTCCATCGAAGAGCAGATCGGTATCTCCGAGAATGCCAAGAAGGCGTTCCGCGAAGAGATTCTTATTCGCATCTCCTCGTATTCCCGCAAGGGCAAAAAATTCGATTACAGCAGCCATGAGCGCTTAAGAGAAGCGATTGAGAAAAAGTTGTTTGCTGACCTCAAGGACATCGTCAAGATCACTACCTCTACGAAAACGCCGGATGAGAAGCAGCTTAAGAAAATCAACGACGTCACCAAGCAGCTTATTGACGAGCACGGCTATTGCCCGGTTTGCGCCAATGAACTGCTCCGATACGTCGGCAGTCTGCTAAATCGATAA
- a CDS encoding ATP-binding protein translates to MPKIPVTRDGKRGSETLLISSEDVVKIECIRNKEYIIHTLDEVFHYCSSPDAFEEWLYEDGFRLIDQSNLVNMNYITDYDSNKGIVYLGVPDKPLVKTASAARIHREHISNVMEMLRIANQEQDQGFPRDSDSDERLRDLISKSGDDQFHRSYAMIQAIYERTRAEKLLEQSEQRYKSLYENNPDAICSFDADGTFLSVNPATERITGYPAEELLHTTMKHRIVQQDVEHWELCFQKSLNGETQTYRISFIHKLGHPVTLSVINVPIIVNDQIAGVYAICKDISEEQRSEEMLIKSEKLSIVGQLAAGVAHEIRNPLTSLKGFVQLLQMKGNEFNHYYEIMLSELDRINFIVSEFLVIAKPQAVLFQPKDVKEVLNSTIALLNSQALLNNVEISSSMEDNLPPIHCDENQIKQVCINILNNSIDAMPGGGEIHVEALRQSEHEIAIIFKDFGVGIPEERLPRLGEPFYTTKEKGTGLGLMVSYRIIENHHGTMEIQSKINQGTTVKMILPVSKGSSPPLQ, encoded by the coding sequence ATGCCCAAAATACCTGTGACTCGGGACGGCAAACGCGGCTCGGAGACACTGCTTATCTCATCGGAGGACGTTGTTAAAATTGAATGTATCCGTAATAAGGAGTACATCATTCACACGCTGGATGAAGTGTTCCATTATTGCTCCTCGCCAGATGCATTTGAAGAGTGGCTCTACGAAGACGGGTTTCGTTTGATCGACCAATCGAATTTGGTCAATATGAACTATATTACCGATTACGATTCCAATAAGGGTATCGTTTATTTGGGCGTTCCTGATAAGCCTCTCGTGAAGACCGCTTCGGCTGCCCGCATTCATCGGGAGCATATTTCGAATGTGATGGAAATGCTGCGGATTGCCAATCAGGAGCAGGACCAAGGGTTTCCTCGCGACAGCGATTCTGATGAGCGGCTGCGTGATTTGATCTCAAAGAGCGGCGACGACCAGTTTCACCGGTCTTATGCCATGATTCAAGCTATTTATGAAAGAACCCGTGCGGAGAAGCTGTTGGAGCAGAGCGAACAAAGGTACAAATCTCTATATGAGAATAATCCGGATGCGATCTGTTCGTTCGATGCGGACGGAACTTTTCTTAGTGTCAATCCCGCTACGGAAAGGATTACCGGCTACCCGGCAGAGGAGCTGCTGCATACAACGATGAAGCATAGGATTGTGCAGCAGGATGTGGAGCATTGGGAGCTGTGCTTTCAAAAATCGCTGAATGGCGAGACCCAAACGTACCGCATTTCATTCATACACAAGCTCGGTCATCCGGTTACACTTAGTGTGATTAACGTTCCTATTATTGTGAATGACCAGATTGCCGGGGTCTACGCCATATGTAAGGATATCTCGGAAGAGCAGCGTTCCGAAGAAATGCTGATTAAATCGGAAAAGCTGTCCATTGTCGGCCAGTTGGCTGCAGGTGTAGCACATGAGATTCGAAATCCATTGACTTCATTAAAAGGGTTTGTACAGCTTCTGCAAATGAAGGGCAACGAATTCAATCATTACTATGAAATCATGCTATCCGAGCTTGACCGAATCAATTTTATCGTTAGTGAATTTCTTGTTATTGCCAAGCCACAGGCAGTTTTGTTTCAACCCAAGGATGTTAAAGAAGTTCTAAACAGTACGATTGCTTTGCTGAACTCACAGGCTCTATTGAATAATGTAGAAATCAGCAGCTCCATGGAGGACAATTTACCTCCGATCCATTGTGATGAGAATCAAATCAAGCAGGTTTGCATCAATATTTTGAACAATTCCATTGATGCGATGCCTGGAGGCGGAGAAATACATGTAGAAGCGCTGCGTCAAAGCGAGCATGAAATCGCAATTATTTTCAAAGACTTTGGGGTTGGAATTCCCGAAGAGAGACTTCCTAGACTGGGTGAGCCTTTCTATACGACGAAGGAGAAAGGAACCGGCCTGGGACTTATGGTCAGTTACCGGATTATTGAGAATCACCATGGAACTATGGAAATTCAGAGTAAAATCAATCAAGGCACGACCGTGAAAATGATTCTGCCGGTTTCTAAAGGCAGCAGCCCACCTTTGCAATAA
- a CDS encoding tyrosine-protein phosphatase, translating to MIDIHNHILPELDDGSIDLEHSIHMARQAVEQGIRIVIATPHHQNGRYSNEAALIEQQVNLLQEGLDQREIPLHIYSGQEVRVYNNLIEDIELKKICTLNNSRYLLLEFPSNRIPSGIHELLYELQLMNLRPIIAHPERNREIADNPLKLLELVQLGALSQVTAHSIIGVFGKQIQALSIQLCKHHLAHFIASDAHNNHNRAFKLAVAYQQLQEKVGQDIVNSFQNHANSIIHDLPIENQSPVWTKPKWFQFWK from the coding sequence ATGATAGATATTCATAATCATATTTTGCCTGAGCTTGACGATGGTTCTATAGATTTAGAGCATTCCATACATATGGCTAGACAAGCAGTGGAACAAGGGATAAGGATCGTCATTGCCACACCTCATCATCAAAATGGGAGATATTCCAATGAGGCTGCGCTAATTGAACAACAAGTGAACTTGCTTCAAGAGGGATTGGATCAGAGGGAAATTCCGCTTCATATATATTCCGGACAAGAAGTAAGGGTATATAACAATTTAATTGAAGACATTGAGCTGAAGAAGATCTGTACACTCAATAATTCTAGATACCTACTGCTAGAATTTCCATCCAATCGTATACCAAGCGGCATACATGAGCTTTTGTATGAATTACAGCTTATGAATCTGAGGCCGATTATTGCTCATCCCGAGAGAAATCGTGAAATAGCCGATAATCCGTTAAAGCTGCTGGAATTGGTTCAATTAGGCGCATTGTCTCAAGTAACCGCTCATTCCATAATTGGTGTGTTTGGTAAACAGATTCAAGCTCTTTCGATTCAACTGTGTAAACATCATTTGGCGCATTTCATCGCTTCAGATGCTCACAATAATCATAATCGTGCTTTCAAGTTGGCAGTTGCATACCAACAGTTGCAGGAAAAGGTAGGACAAGATATCGTTAATTCTTTCCAAAATCATGCCAACAGTATCATCCATGACCTTCCGATCGAGAATCAAAGCCCTGTTTGGACGAAGCCCAAGTGGTTTCAATTTTGGAAGTGA